The window ATATTAGTTACTGTATTACAGCAATGCCTTATGTGAACAATGGCGGATCAGAAAATTGATTCGTTGATGTCATAACGTGTGTATCGGTAtcatagtatgctaattatatttagatcatggtgttataatatatggataagcagttttgctataggttttgccgaaagtcatcggtgtcgcctgacaccggtcCTTATATTGTAGATCCGCCCCTTTAAACAATCAAATCTGAAATTTGCTCATACGAAGACTCAGGACCTTGGGTGCTACTCatgtcactgcaaccactactattttattcaaatagtttttttaataaataactattcaaataaaaaaatacagatCGAAGGTTACTTCCCGTCATTTTGCAGCAATGCCCACCGTACttaaatttggtcaaatacGTGGTATGTACTAACGACTAGTCGAAAAATTGTGGTATGTGTAGCGTGCACATTAAGAGCAAGTACTATAGTAGgttataagccaactataaatatattttaaagagataaataaaaagagagaagagcagcgggctacagatctgtagccagctgtagcaagGACTTCCAGACGTAacgtgtatatgacaggtggaacCAGACATTATATTGGTTATAGATTATTTGGAGCTAATACtgtgctatactattaaacttgctctaagtagGATCGATGTGCGGCCTCCGGGCCTCGTTGTGCTCACAGAAAAAACTAATCAAGCATGCAATGCAGTACGTGCAACAGCAATTAATTCCTGCCGCGGTTTGCTTAACCAGGATGGTGTTACTTGAATGAGAAGCGGCTGATCTAATTAATCAGTCGCGATCTCTCTTAATCTAGCTTATTAACACAGcctttaatttaattaatagCCGAGTCCGTTAAACCAATTGTTAACCAGACTAACTAAAAGGGCACTTGCACAATTGCACGCTGGCCTTTACTGTAATGCAAGCACCGATATTGCAGCTGAGATATGATGCTAGCTTGACAGTTCGAGAGTACATATTAGTAGTACACTAGTGCGTGAGACATTGCCTGATCTTATAGATAACCGTGTTAGTACTTAGTACTACTAGTTAATTAGCCTGGCTAAGCAACTTTAATTGATGATCTGTCACGTACACTCTCCTCTACACTACTAGAGGCTAGAACTTTATTTTAGCCATCCATCATCATTGCCGACTGTTGATATAAAGAAGCAAAAGATCAGGCTAGAAGACCTTAGCATATGTATGTTCCATTCGAAATGGAAAGGAGAAGAGTAGAGATGAGAGTAGTAGACACGAAGCATGTCGACCAGGATCTCTTAAGGAATTTCTAGGAACCTTTTTCTTGAGGAAAAAACACTGACATGTGTTGATGTTTGCATAAAGCCAGCTCTGTGCTGCATTTCATCTTCTCTTGCAGTAGCACATTGCACCTTAAGCTAGTAGAGTAcccctctatcctaaaatataacaacttataaTTAAATTGGACATTTCATAGTATCACGGATCTGGACATGTTCTCtgtctaaatttatagtacTATGATATATCTAATCTGGTTCTAGGTTAGTATATCTTAGAAATGAGGTAGTAGTAATATACTGCAGTGTTTTGCTGCCTATTTTGAGGGCCCTATTGCTTGAGAGGATATATAGACAAAGGGGAAGGGGGAAGAGAGGCCAAAAAGGCCAGCCAGCAGTGAGTACTCGTATGAAGAAGATTTTTGTACCTACTTGCCTTGCCGTATGAATGTGTCACTTGGGTTTGCTTCTACTTTAAGCATGGGTGATGTACCATCATCGGTAGTTTCatacaaaatttatttattgctTAGTGCAAACTGAATTTCTCATGTTCCAAACATGCCATCACCATTTGCCATGGCGAGGCGTGTTGAGATGTAGATAAGCAATCTAATATTAGATAAAGTTATCTCTCAGTTGTGCAGCCTGAAGTATTGCAGAACAAAAGCAATTGTTGCTAAAGGAGAATGCTTGAGACAGAAGAAGCCTAAGGACCACAAAAGAAGGGTACAGACGAGTACATACCTTCGAATTATATGACCATGATGCTGTTACTTGGTTGACAAATGGCCAAACAGGGAGTAGGGCGAGTCTTGTGGATTTTGACAGCTCTAGTGACATCTAGCACACTGTTCAGCAACATGAAAAATGCCGCACTCCAAGATCGTTGCTTGATCCATTTTTCATTTCTAATGTGTCCGCTCACGCGTttccaatttatttttttctataaataatTTGAAACCAAGTTAGACACTCGGCTCAGAGTCTCAGAGAATCTAGATAGTGAAACTAGTAAAATTTGTAAACAAAAGCGTGTCTCTGGCCACGAATAAAAATGGCATGTTGTTTAACCTCGCCTTGGGAATACCTCACTCCCTATTTGTTTGGTGGCATTGATAACAGTGCAGGAAAGCTTAGCATACCAAACAAAAGCTCTATACCGACCCCAATCTTGTTCTATTTACTAACCAATTGATTTATCCAGACCAACTAGATATCTTTGCTATTAAAACATGATCAGTCAGATCTTTAATTAATGCAGACATTTTGATTCAGATTCTTGTTTTATGCAAATCAGATCATAAACTAGTAAAAGATCCACATCGTTGTTTTATGTTGATGTCCTTGTGTTATGCTGATGTCTGTGAGCACCTTTTTCCCTGAGCAACGGAGCTCGGGAAAAGGTAGCCTGGTTATATATGTGACAACATGAGCTGTTTAATACTGTTCTTGTTTGTACCCTCACTAGCCGGAACCCAACAAAACCTACAATGGATCTTGCACTCAGCAAGATAATTGATCCAATCTGAAATCAATCTAATCAACTGCTTGGGATCCTACGGCCTAGACGAACCCAAATAAAAAGGTTGTTATTCACAAGATGGACATAATCTGTACTATAAAACATACTCTCTCTGTCTTAAAAAAAGATAACTTCtaaaatgaatctggacatgatgTGTAGAGACCAAAAGAGAAGATACAAAATGCAAAGTGCAGGCCTAATCATAAGTTGCTCGCTAGTCACTACTCACCACCTATCGCTTAAGATACAATAAACTTGTAGGAGCATGGACAAGAAGAATCATGCAACTTTTTGCTAAGATATTTCAAACAATTATGAGTGCAGAAGAAACGAACACCATGTTTGAGTTATGTACCTTGTTAGTGCATGGGTTTGAGCAAGCAAAAGTGGTTATCAAGCTTAGTCTTCATTCGTGTGCGCCTCTATGCAACAATGGTTCCTCACCCAGGTCAATCCTGCCAAATTAAACTGACGCTGAACAGAGTAATCCACTATTGTCTTGTATCAGATCACCTTTAGTAATAAGTACAATTATCTCATACTCCTGTGGCAACGAATGCATCCCATATACATATCTCATTTCTTTCCAAAAAGATCCCATGATGCAGCCAAATTCCCCAAAAATGCAATTCCTGGTATTTCCAGAAAGAGATCATATTTTAGCTCGTAAAAATACGAGCAGACAATTCCTGGCATTTCCATCATGGAACTTCCTGCCATATCCTGGGTGTTATGTTCAACTGTCAACATATTCCCCAAAAAGCTAGGGATATGGCAGGCAGTTGACATGGTTGACAGTAGGTATGATGTTCAATCGTATGAAGCCCCAGCAGTACACCCTAATGCAAACAATTCAATATTTGTCATCAAATAACTGTTCCAATTGAACCATGAGGACCAGGCACCAGCCAGCCATGTATACCTGTCAAATATAGCCAAAAAATTAGCGTCTGAAACCAGAAAATGTCCCATATCTATGCTCAGGTAGTTCATCCACTGTTTTCCATGCAATGTTTGCCATTTCGGTTGCCATCGTGGCGACTCGGTTGCACCGTTATTCATAATCCTGTGACAACTGACAAACCACCAACTGGTCAGCCAGTAGATAGAACAAATTTAACTCTGATGATGACAATACAATATGGCATTGCAGCTATGCAGAGATCAGAAGACATTCTAGTTACTGAGCTGTAAGATATCCCACATAATATTGTTCACTCATCCAACTGTTGATAGTTATAACTGAAAGATGTGGCATCCAACACAGAAGATCTGACAAGTTATCATGCAGGCATTTGCCGGTTGAGGTAAAGTGTAGATCCCTGGGACCATGACTTAATGGAGAAGAGCTGAGCCAGCAAAGCTACTCTATCATAACAACTCTGGCAATTTATTTGGCACCACAGATCAGAAGAAAGTACTCCACATAACGTGTTCAAAACTGCACATATAAAGCACCACTATGTTGTACGATAAGCATTGGAGCTGTCCTCAACTCCAATCACTCTAAATAGATCAAGGATAGCAGATCTTGTAAATGAAATCTGGATTTTATCTTTGCTATCCTTCAGTACTATAATAGGTACATAGAACTCCCCAATAATATGATGATATTGATGAGAGATTGACACTTGGACTACTGCCAGTATGGACCACCATCACAACTGTCACAACAGATAATAGAGTGTGCTAGTACCATAATAAGGTCAATATTAATAAACCACTTCAATACATCAAGAACCAAAAACAAAGAAGATGACAGAATTCATGGGAACAAGCTATTGGGCCCCGTCAGGTGATAGTTAAAAGCTTTCTCCTTCGCTTCATTCCAATCTTGAAGGGGATGCGGCTAATACCCATCAGCTCAGCTTGCTCTGAAGCACAGAAAAAATGAGCTTCCCAATCTTATCATAGGAAAATTTCCAAAAATCCTATTCATAATGCACATAATGCTCCCTAAGGCATGCAAAAGAGCTTATGTTGAATAATTCATAAGCAAAATAAACAAGAAATTTAACAGTAGATGCCTGTTACGTTACCTAGCAGAATGAAATGGGCACCCTAATACGAAATGCTTACATCAATTGAAGATTAAGAGGTTGCTATGGATTATTAGCAGGATGCAAGTCAGTCAGGATTAAGGAGTCAACTAACATACAAACTAATAGAGAATTACAAGACTGAGAATCACTACAGTGCCATACGCAACATGTAACTATGTAAGGAAACATGCAATACACTGCAGCAGGTCcaatttcaacacaaaatataATACCACTATTCTCTGTTCAATGTAGGTTACAGCCTATGCCTTGTAACATTGGGCATACAACAATCAGACATGATTCTTTGAAGTGCCAATGCCGCAACAAACATCCAGGATTTAATATATCAAAGCGAACATCCATGGTGCATTTAAATAGTGTCATGAGAAAGATGGTGCAATCTTATGGTTGCACTAAAACCTCAAAATCTCTCTACATCATACCAACTAAAGGTATACATGCCAGTGAGCATACGTAAGTGAGCAATGCCATTTTCATCAGCTCTTGCAAAAATAATCAAACAGATGGGATATGCTATGCAAGAATTGTAACATAAATGCATAAAATTATTCAATAGAAAAGAATGGCAAATAATGAGTATCCTGACAAAAAGTTGAACGTGGCATACAAAAACTAAATACAAAATTATGTCCCAGCTGAATGGACATTAccaaagagaaaaaatatacaAAGAGTTAACCTCCAAAGTTTCTTCCTTTTTGATCTCTATCCAGGGGTTAGGATGATTCATTTATCTAGAAGAGGATGATGTGTGAACAGCACACTTCATACTTCTTTGTTTCTACATTGATAACCAGGTTGAAATTGCTAACAGTATACCCATTGTTCCCAGACCATACATGACAATAGTGTCAGCATTCTTGACATCAAGCTGTTCCAGCAGAACATCTGTCCACCCATGGGACCTTACTTGTGCTTCCTGCATGTTGCAATTTGCTAAGCATTAGCTTCGAAAAACAACAGTATCTCAAAGTTTACTAAAACTCACTTTCACTTCTTCAATGTTTGATCTTCTTTGGCTAGCCTTATTCTGTAACACAGCATGGTTCAGTAGATTATCTCCAGTGGATGGGATGGTTCCAATATCATCTGCAGCTAAGAAGCCTGAGTAGGCAGAATCTGTGTGGATAGTATTCATGACTGATCCAAAGAAATTTGTCACAGGGACCTGAACGATGACAGAAAAGGATAAAACAATTGTGAACAAAATTATGTATTAGATTAGAAACAAATTTTAACTTATGCTTTACCTCATTTAATGGCCGTTCATAAAGATCCATCCGATAATACGCAGTCGACAACAGCATAGAAGGATTATAGGAGTTGAAAAGACTGTAGCATAACAATGAAAAGGTTATAATTGTATCACAAAGATACTATTTTCAATGTATGAGATGAACACTATTTCGTACTCTGTATGGTTACCAAGCTACATGCTTGTAGAGTCTTAGTAATACAAGACTGCATATTTAAGCATTATTCCACACGGGCTAGTTACAAAATACTATAAGACACAACTACTCTATGGTGCTTTTAGAAATATATGACtgaatataatttagaattaTTGCACACACTTAGTTATAAAACACAATGGATTCCGAAAGGTCAGTAAATCCATTGGAAGATTGATATATACTCCATAAAAAAGATGACTCATGTTATTCGTAGTTAATGCACATCCCAGTAAATTGCATTTTGGATAAAGTAAATACTAAATATATCTTGTGTGATGTAGATACAATAATCAAATTGCTCACAGTTAATGCACATCACAGTGATAACAATTATATGCATACAAGAAAGCTCTACaaataaaattatgaaaaaaaattttcgAGACATTGTAATGAATTATATTTGGACATGTAGGAATTAAAGAACTTGCAACCATTATAATAGTGTACAAAGTCTTTTACCTGTTCAATGAGGCATTGCTATACATGTTGAGTTTCTCAAAGAAAGCAAGTGTATAAAAGGTAAACCTATCCACAACAGAAACACCAATCTGCCACAAATAAATAGATCAGGTATCACCCAGTGATAAGACAAAAAAAGTTCCAAATAATATATGAGACAATTGTAAATGGAAGGCATGTTCTCACGTCTGAATCAAGATGATGAGAATAAGAGTTTTCACCCTTCATGCTGCTACCAATCGTTAAAACACCAGGTGATTGAAGCTGCAGATATTTAATATGTCAAGTACAGCTGTAGATATAGTTTTCATATGCAGAAAAATGTTGACCATGATAAAGGAAATAACTAAATTGATCATACAAAATTGTCTATATCAGGTCTTAGTGCTTTTACTTATTTATATATCTGCTTGGAAAATAGTTTTGGTCTGTTACCTACAGAATACTTGCTAGATGGTcactttaccttttttttttatttctgtaAGACAGTGTATGGGTTTCTAGGAAACCTTTCTTGCCATATTATTTCTATTACTTTGTAATATATTCCAGTGGAGCATTCCCCTAGTGTTCTAAAAAATGATGTGAAACACTATCAATTGATAAATTAGTGTATCAAAATGTAGTAAGTGGAAACTGGAAAGTCCACATTCGTCCAACTGCTCTGCACAAATACAGCATGGAGTCTTTGGAATTTTTTATTGTCTAATGCTCCCTCCGGAAACAAGTACTTGTTGTATTGGGCATGCATCCAGTCAAAGTTTTAATACTCTTGAGTATTAATACCTtcttaaatatttaattaaataGGTGAATGATGCATGTAGAAAAGTACTTTCGTTATATTATAATTTTAATGGCTTCTACTATTATTTCATAATGGAAAACTAAGAGTCAAATTTGCATCTGGGAGACCATTTCGATACCTAAATTACATTTGTTTGTGAACAGTGGAAGTAGTTCTTAAGCAATAAAACATAATGTAGAAAATTTCACATAAGCAGCTAATAAATTTTATAGTATGAATTATTGACTTGACAGTAAACTTTCAAATGAACAGGCACATAATGAAGGTGCAACCAAATATTATCTCAAGTTACAAAAAAGAAACCCTTATGTTGTAAGTAAAGGTGCTTGAAGTAAAATGTTATGGGAAATAATGACCAAGACACTGAGACAAACCTGTGAAAAGAGAGTGGCAGCTTGGCATGTATCTACCATTATCAACAACTCTTTAAATCTGAAGTGCAGGTCAGAGAAAAAGACAGTTTGAAAAACTGAAGTATGAAATGAAGAGGAGCAAAACAAAGGCcaatttttttggcaaaaaagaagaagaagaagaagattctGTGTATACGAGTAAAGAAAAATATTACAAAAAAGCATAAGGTAAACAAATCCTACCTATGCTTCTCCTTCATTTGCTTTACTGCATCTGCTAAATCATGGCTCTGAAGTTCTTCAGAATCTTGGAACTTCAAAAACTCATCCCCACCATGTCCTGTCATATACAAGAGAATATGGCTTCCTTCATCACTTAAAAGACGCTTTGATCTTGGTACAGCACTTTCATGTCTTCCAGTCAAAACTCTCAAAAAGTTTTCAACTGTCACCTCATAACCTCGGTAATCAACCTGCCATTAGGTGGCCAAAGGTAAAACTAGCATTAAATcagatgttattcttaacataaCCATAAGGTGGTAATCATGAATGAACATTATAAAGTGTTACCAACAAATTGCATTGACTAGATACACCAAAAGTGGCCATTTTACCATGTAAATTGTTCATTGTGATGTTTAGGATTCAGATATTTCAGGAGTCATATTTTCAGAGTAAGGAACTCACCTCAACGTTGTCACCATATAGATTAAGCTGGTGGTTCTCATTATTGAACACTTGGGCAGGATAGTTATTCCTAGGGTTACAAGCCATATCATCCGCCAACATAAGTATGATCCGCTCGTCGGGTATTCCTAATCTCTTAACTGTCCTGGAGGAAACAAACAATGTTTTGCTAGTAAGGAATAATCTATAATCTATAGATACTACAGGGAATAACAGATGCATGAGCATAATTAATCAAGCTACCTGTACAGAGACAGAGTATTTGCCATATGTCGATAATTAAACCTGGAGAACATTACAAAATTGGTTAGATATCAAATGCGCGAAGTAATCAGCATCTGGAGAACAGGTTAGAATATCAAATGCGCGAAGTAATCCGCATCTGGAAGTTGAAACAAACCCCTAGCAAATACGAATCGCTTAATAGGCGAACTAAACAAGCATGCTTCCAAACTGGATCTCTCGGCCAGACGAAGTAAACAACGGTGCGGGGGGATGAGGTCTCACCAGAAGCGTGAGGTGCAGACGAGCACGGCCCAGTTGTTGTTGTGCATCGCgcccggcgacgacgccgccgcggaggaggaggtggagaaggccAGGAGCATCAGCAacgccgggaggaggaggacgaggagggcgCGAGAGGGCCCGGGGATCCCGCCGCGGCCGGACGCCATGCCAGCCTCCGGCGGAGGGGGAgcgccgccggcgtggccggGTCAGGAAtctaggggaggaggaggaggcggcggcgcgagatcGTCGCTCCGGCGAACGCGGCGGTGGACTGGGGCGGCGCAGGGTGAAGGGCAGCCGGGGCTGGTCGCCGGTGGAGGAGTGAGGAAGGAAGTCGGTGGGCTTTTTTGGTCGTGACGAAGCAGGCCTCCTTCGCGTGGATGGGGGCTAGTTGATGGGCTTGCCTCGTTGGGCCGACGAAATGTTAAAAGGACGAAAAGTCCCATGTGAATAATTTTCACTCTCTTTCCCGATTTCCTTTTTAGGTGGTTTCTTTTTCACCTTGTATTGGTCAGGTATTTATTTGGGAAGTTATGGACGAGATCCCTAGTGTAGGTCTATTAATGTTTCGGGAATTTTCTCAAATCAGATTGTATGTGTTTACTTGGGGGCTGCTAATTGGGGCACGCGTGCTAGCCGCGTAACTCGTGTGCGCTCCTCTCTCTCGCTGCTAATGACACTGATTAGTGTTAATGGTAATATTTAATGTTGTTTTAAAAACAATATACATCAACAAtttagttaaaagtttttaaaaatagttgaaagttttaaatgttggcttgatttttatttaatatttgagttgaaagtttcaaatcttgagttgaaagtttttttaaaatttaagtttaAAGTTTTTGTAATTGAGTTGAAACTTATTGGTGGGACGATTGACCCTCATTCGGCTAGATGGTGATgatggtgtgtttagttcacgtcaaaattgaaagtttagttgaaattgaaacgatgtgacggaaaagttggaaatttgtgtgtgtaggaaagttttgatgtggtGTAAAAGCTGAAAGtctaaggaataagttcatctgaggtcccttaactttacactGAATTCGATTTTTGTCCCTCGATCggaaaaccagacacaacgggttcctcaactattaaaactcgtgcagattaggtccctcggcggttttgagagcggttttggctgacgtggcgcctatatggctaatttgactcggtcttcgtccgatgtggcattgacgtagcgcttacgtggcaattcgacccatgggacccacatgtcagtctcacatagaaaataataaaaaaatcgtgggacccacatgtcagtccaactcacccgctcttcttcctcctctctccccatctccctctcttcatctcccTATCTCTGCTCTCTCCAGGCGCCACGGAAGACAACGGcgcgtggcggcgcgcggcgacgcgcggccggcggcaggagaggagggagcaacGCGCAAAGACCGGCGAGGCGGGCAGGGAGGGAGGACGCAGGGAGGCCGGCGATGGCCGAGCGCCGTGGGCGGGGACTTGATGGCGACGAATGGAGGGAGAGGTGCGCAGCCGACGGCGGCCAGCGGGAGAGGGAGTGGCGACCGCCCTCCGCCGCGGACGACGTCGAAGTCGACCTCGGCATCCTCGGCGACTCCCTGTTCCGCCTACCGCCGTCGCCGATCCCCTTTTATCGCCCGGGTCGATCTGTTccggccaccgccatcgccacgGGCCCCCTCCCTCCGCGGCGTTCAGGTCATCGCCTCGCGGGCGGAGGAGCATGCCCGGCGCCATCGCCTCGCGGGCCGCAGCCGCGCGGGGCCTCGTCCCTTCCGCCGCTGACGCCAatggacgcggccgccgccgccgcaccacgcgGCGTCACCGGGCGGCGCCCGAGCTCCTCCGCCTTCGGCGGCCCGCAAGGCGATGGCACGCCATGGAGCGgcggggagaagggcggcgcACCTCTCCATTCCCACCGCCACGCGGAGTCGGCCGATGCTCAGCCGAGCACGGCTGCGCCGGCGTCGCCCGCGGCAGCCTCTCCTCGTGTCGCCCTTCCCCACCACGCCGGTCCATCCTCTCCATCCCCACCTTCGCCGGCCATCCTCTCCATCCCCACAGCCGTCGGCCTCCTCTTCTCCacaccgccgcgccggccttcccaatccaccgccgccccgtgaagctccccttccttccctcctctGCCCGGTGCCGCCCCGATTCCTCCCCCCCTACGCCGCCTCCTGGCCGCgctgccgagccgccgcgcccggCCGCTGCTGTTGACGCCGCGCCGACCTGCCCGTTCCACCCCGCGCTGATCTCACCTCCATCCCCGCCACCACCGAGttccccgccgccgctagccCTTCCCCAAACCCACCGCCGCCCATGGAGCTCACTTCGCCTTCCTCCCCTTCATTGCCggtgccgcgccgtcgcgccaAACCGCCTCCGCACGCCGCGCCTGGCtgcgccgctccctcctctcccgccggcagCCGGCCACCgcgtgccgctgcctctccgtcgccgggagagagaagaggagatgagAGATAGATGAaggggggagatggggagagagagaaaattgacatttagcCATCTTCAGGATGGGGTTTCGCCAGAATGCCAATCCGGATTCTAGCTTCGTTATAATGCCATGCTCGGACGGCGCCACATTGCTGCTTTGCCATTCTCACCAAATTCGCATATTTCCAAATGATTTCGATGATTTTCCTTATTAGTTTGGACCGAAATGCCCTCGCCGGTCGGTTTAGTCGAGCTGGTCCAGCCGCATCGCTTGGCAGAGTACGCAGCGCCACCACTTCTCTCCGCCGCTACCCCCCACTGCTCCGCCGTccccctcgccctcgccgtcgccgtcgctgtcgccctTGCCGTCGCCCTTGCCCTCGCtatcgccctcgccctcgccctcgccctcgccggtaCTCCCCCATCGCCGTAGTCCGCGCGCAGTCCGCGACGGAATGCTTCCAGCCATTTGGAAATCGACGAGCTCGACAAAGTTCACAACTTACCCGGCGAGGAGCTCATGCCAAGTGCAGTCCATATGCTCAACCGTCTCTGTCCCGACCTCACACCATAagaatggcggcggcgcgacgacggctaGATCTGAGGGCGGGGCAACTGCTACATCTGAcgccgcggcgacggctgcAACGGCTGGATCTAtggcggcagtggtggtggtggtgtaggtggcgggtggcggcggctaggTTGGGGGGGAGCGGTGTCGAGAGGAAGACGAGAGGAAGATGACGACTGGATGGGGATCCAGCTCCCACGCAAGTCAACTAATTTGGTGACAGGGGCAATTTGGTCACACAACGGTGGAAATCATTTGGAAATATGCGAATTTGGTGAGAATGGCAAAGCAGCAATGTGGCGCCGTCCGAGCATGGCATTATAACGAAGTCAGAATCCGGAGTGGCATTCTGGCGAAACCCCATACTGAAGATGgctaaatgtcaattttctcggggagagaggaggaagaagaggagggtgaGTTGGattgacatatggggcccacgtgggtcccactatttttttattattattttatgtgtgatactgacatgtggggccacgtgggtcccataatttttttaattattttctatgtgagactgacatgtgggtcccgaggattttattatttttccggctcgaattgccacgtaagcgccacgtcaatgccacgtcataTGAAGACCGGgtcaaattagccacatagacgccacgtcagccaaaaccaccctcaaaaccgccgagggacctaatctgcactggttttgatagttgagggactcttgtgtctggttttccagttgagggacgaaaatcggattcgttaacaagttaagggacctcaaataaacttattctaaagtctaaaagaaaaattttggaactaaactctgCCGTTGTACTCTTTCTTACCCTCCTCATTCTTGGCCATGATGCCTGGATCACACCTTctcttcaccttttcttctcaaGCCAGCTATGATTATGGCTTTGTACCTGTCACGCTGACAtcactcctctcctccaccatgGCTTGTACGGCCGTGCCATGCAT of the Oryza sativa Japonica Group chromosome 2, ASM3414082v1 genome contains:
- the LOC4328747 gene encoding uncharacterized protein — translated: MASGRGGIPGPSRALLVLLLPALLMLLAFSTSSSAAASSPGAMHNNNWAVLVCTSRFWFNYRHMANTLSLYRTVKRLGIPDERIILMLADDMACNPRNNYPAQVFNNENHQLNLYGDNVEVDYRGYEVTVENFLRVLTGRHESAVPRSKRLLSDEGSHILLYMTGHGGDEFLKFQDSEELQSHDLADAVKQMKEKHRFKELLIMVDTCQAATLFSQLQSPGVLTIGSSMKGENSYSHHLDSDIGVSVVDRFTFYTLAFFEKLNMYSNASLNSLFNSYNPSMLLSTAYYRMDLYERPLNEVPVTNFFGSVMNTIHTDSAYSGFLAADDIGTIPSTGDNLLNHAVLQNKASQRRSNIEEVKEAQVRSHGWTDVLLEQLDVKNADTIVMYGLGTMGILLAISTWLSM